In Streptomyces sp. NBC_00414, a single window of DNA contains:
- the greA gene encoding transcription elongation factor GreA, with protein sequence MTQTSENVTWLTQEAYNQLRAELEHLSGPARTEIAAKIAAAREEGDLRENGGYHAAKEEQGKMELRVRQLTQLLENAKVGEAPSAGGAVAPGMVVTIAFDGDEDDTLTFLLASREYASSDIETYSPQSPLGSGVNGKKIGEDAQYELPNGKLASVKVLEAKPYAA encoded by the coding sequence GTGACCCAGACCAGCGAGAACGTCACCTGGCTGACCCAGGAGGCGTACAACCAGCTCAGGGCCGAGCTGGAGCACCTGTCTGGTCCTGCGCGCACGGAGATCGCAGCCAAGATCGCGGCCGCGCGCGAGGAGGGCGATCTGCGTGAGAACGGCGGGTACCACGCGGCCAAGGAGGAGCAGGGCAAGATGGAGCTCCGGGTGCGCCAGCTGACCCAGCTCCTGGAGAACGCCAAGGTGGGCGAGGCTCCGTCGGCCGGTGGTGCGGTCGCGCCCGGCATGGTCGTGACCATCGCCTTCGACGGCGACGAGGACGACACGCTCACGTTCCTGCTCGCCTCGCGCGAATACGCGAGCTCCGACATCGAGACGTACTCCCCGCAGTCCCCGCTGGGCTCCGGTGTGAACGGCAAGAAGATCGGCGAGGACGCCCAGTACGAGCTGCCGAACGGCAAGCTCGCCTCGGTGAAGGTCCTCGAAGCCAAGCCGTACGCCGCGTAA
- a CDS encoding DUF4307 domain-containing protein yields the protein MSTVQLPEGRYGRSADERSDRKLKIIGSVLGAALLALIGYFAFHYVAGNKISAEVISFDASDSAVKVHLEVRKDSGVTGYCTIRSQAEDGSEVGRADFRFDQDSTRVDKVLTLRTTAPGTTAELLGCHAD from the coding sequence ATGAGTACGGTGCAGCTGCCCGAGGGCCGGTACGGTCGCTCCGCGGACGAGCGCTCCGACCGCAAACTCAAGATCATCGGTTCCGTGCTCGGAGCGGCGCTGCTCGCGCTGATCGGCTATTTCGCCTTCCACTACGTGGCCGGCAACAAGATCAGCGCCGAGGTCATCAGCTTCGACGCCTCGGACTCCGCGGTGAAGGTACATCTGGAAGTCCGCAAGGACTCGGGCGTGACGGGCTACTGCACGATCCGCTCCCAGGCCGAGGACGGCTCCGAGGTGGGCCGCGCCGACTTCCGTTTCGACCAGGACTCGACCCGTGTCGACAAGGTCCTCACGCTCCGCACGACGGCCCCCGGCACGACCGCGGAGCTTCTCGGCTGTCACGCGGACTGA
- the mca gene encoding mycothiol conjugate amidase Mca, with protein MTDQLRLMAVHAHPDDESSKGAATMAKYVSEGVDVLVVTCTGGERGSILNPKLQGDKYVEEHIHEVRKKEMDEAREILGVKQEWLGFVDSGLPEGDPLPPLPEGCFALEDVDKAAGELVRKIRSFRPQVITTYDENGGYPHPDHIMTHKISMVAFEGSADTEKYPESEFGPAYRSQKLYYNQGFNRPRTEALHQAMLDRGLESPYGDWLKRWDEFERTERTLTTHVPCADFYEIRDKALIAHATQIDPDGGWFRVPMELQREVWPTEEYELAKSLVDTSLPEDDLFAGIRDNA; from the coding sequence TTGACTGACCAGCTGCGACTGATGGCCGTTCACGCCCACCCCGACGACGAGTCGTCGAAGGGCGCGGCCACCATGGCGAAGTACGTGTCCGAGGGGGTGGACGTGCTGGTCGTGACCTGCACGGGCGGGGAGCGCGGCTCCATCCTCAACCCCAAGCTGCAGGGCGACAAGTACGTCGAGGAGCACATCCACGAGGTGCGCAAGAAGGAGATGGACGAGGCCCGCGAGATCCTCGGCGTCAAGCAGGAGTGGCTGGGCTTCGTGGACTCGGGCCTGCCCGAGGGCGACCCGCTGCCGCCGCTGCCCGAGGGATGCTTCGCCCTGGAGGACGTCGACAAGGCCGCGGGCGAGCTGGTCCGCAAGATCCGCTCGTTCCGTCCGCAGGTGATCACCACCTACGACGAGAACGGCGGATACCCGCACCCCGACCACATCATGACCCACAAGATCTCGATGGTGGCGTTCGAGGGCTCGGCCGACACCGAGAAGTACCCGGAGTCGGAGTTCGGCCCGGCGTACCGGTCGCAGAAGCTCTACTACAACCAGGGCTTCAACCGCCCGCGCACCGAGGCGCTGCACCAGGCCATGCTGGACCGGGGCCTGGAGTCGCCGTACGGGGACTGGCTCAAGCGGTGGGACGAGTTCGAGCGCACCGAGCGCACGCTGACCACGCACGTGCCGTGCGCGGACTTCTACGAGATCCGCGACAAGGCCCTCATCGCGCACGCCACGCAGATCGACCCCGACGGCGGCTGGTTCCGCGTCCCGATGGAGCTCCAGCGGGAGGTCTGGCCGACGGAGGAGTACGAGCTGGCGAAGTCCCTCGTCGACACATCCCTCCCCGAGGACGACCTCTTCGCGGGCATCCGCGACAATGCCTGA
- a CDS encoding ABC transporter permease — MSAVTDPVRTVAPGGSLGQSVRDSMVVAKRNLIRMTRIPEMILFGIIQPVMFVVMFTYVFGGSMQIGSTTDPDVYKNFLMAGIFAQTVTFATAGSAAGIADDMQKGLVDRFRSLPMARGAVLTGRTVADLVQTAITLLVLAIVALLVGWRTGSAEPTNAARVMGAFGLLLLLGYAFTWIGALIGLSVRTPEAATSGGIIWLFPVTFISNAFVDSSQMTPWLRHIAEWNPFSATVQACRVLFGNPGVVESGAWPMQHPVWASVIWSVLIVVLFRTLAVRKYRKADG; from the coding sequence GTGAGCGCCGTCACCGATCCCGTGCGGACCGTGGCCCCGGGAGGCTCCCTCGGGCAGTCCGTCCGGGACTCCATGGTCGTCGCCAAGCGCAACCTGATCCGCATGACCCGGATCCCCGAGATGATCCTGTTCGGCATCATCCAGCCGGTGATGTTCGTGGTCATGTTCACGTACGTCTTCGGCGGCTCGATGCAGATCGGGAGCACCACCGACCCGGACGTCTACAAGAACTTCCTGATGGCGGGCATCTTCGCGCAGACGGTCACGTTCGCCACGGCGGGCTCGGCCGCCGGCATCGCGGACGACATGCAGAAGGGGCTCGTCGACCGCTTCCGCTCCCTGCCGATGGCCCGCGGCGCGGTACTGACCGGCCGCACCGTCGCCGACCTCGTACAGACGGCCATCACCCTGCTCGTCCTCGCGATCGTCGCGCTGCTCGTGGGCTGGCGCACCGGTTCAGCGGAGCCGACCAACGCCGCCCGGGTCATGGGCGCCTTCGGTCTGCTGCTCCTCCTGGGGTACGCGTTCACCTGGATCGGAGCCCTGATCGGTCTGTCCGTGCGCACCCCCGAGGCGGCGACCTCGGGCGGGATCATCTGGCTGTTCCCGGTCACGTTCATCTCGAACGCCTTCGTGGACTCCAGCCAGATGACTCCCTGGCTGCGGCACATCGCCGAGTGGAACCCGTTCAGTGCCACGGTGCAGGCGTGCCGCGTGCTGTTCGGCAACCCGGGTGTCGTGGAGTCCGGCGCCTGGCCCATGCAGCATCCCGTCTGGGCCTCGGTGATCTGGTCCGTGCTGATCGTCGTCCTCTTCCGGACCCTGGCGGTGCGCAAGTACCGCAAGGCGGACGGCTGA
- a CDS encoding ATP-binding cassette domain-containing protein, translating into MPGAIYAEGLVKTFGDVRALDGVDLDVPEGTVLGLLGPNGAGKTTAVRCLTTLLRPDSGRATVAGIDVLKHPNEVRRSIGLSGQFAAVDEYLTGRENLHMVGQLYQMRAKQAKVRAVELLEQFNLTEAADRTAKTYSGGMRRRLDLAAALVVSPPVMFMDEPTTGLDPRNRQQLWEVIKQLVSGGTTLLLTTQYLEEADHLAHDICVVDHGKVIARGTSDQLKARTGGERVEVVVHEREHIATAAEVLRGFGKGETTVEDHTRRLTVPVSGGAKLLAEVIRELDARGIEIDDIGLRRPTLDDVFLSLTGHLAEQKDAENGESTDTKGLKGSKGSKRKKEAAK; encoded by the coding sequence ATGCCAGGCGCCATCTACGCCGAAGGCCTGGTGAAGACCTTCGGCGACGTAAGGGCTCTGGACGGCGTCGATCTCGATGTCCCGGAGGGCACGGTCCTCGGCCTCCTCGGGCCGAACGGAGCGGGCAAGACCACCGCCGTCCGCTGCCTCACCACCCTGCTGCGGCCCGACAGCGGCAGGGCGACGGTCGCGGGCATCGACGTGCTCAAGCACCCGAACGAGGTACGGCGCTCGATCGGTCTGTCCGGCCAGTTCGCCGCGGTCGACGAGTATCTGACGGGCCGCGAGAACCTCCACATGGTCGGCCAGCTCTACCAGATGCGGGCGAAGCAGGCGAAGGTCCGCGCGGTCGAGCTGCTGGAGCAGTTCAACCTCACCGAGGCCGCCGACCGGACGGCGAAGACGTACTCCGGAGGTATGCGCCGCCGGCTCGACCTCGCGGCGGCGCTCGTCGTCTCGCCGCCGGTCATGTTCATGGACGAGCCGACGACCGGCCTCGACCCGCGCAACCGCCAGCAGCTGTGGGAGGTCATCAAACAGCTGGTCTCGGGCGGTACGACGCTGCTGCTCACCACCCAGTACCTCGAAGAGGCCGACCACCTCGCGCACGACATCTGCGTCGTCGACCACGGCAAGGTCATCGCCCGCGGCACCTCCGACCAGCTCAAGGCCCGTACCGGCGGCGAGCGGGTGGAGGTCGTGGTGCACGAGCGCGAGCACATCGCGACCGCCGCCGAGGTCCTGCGGGGCTTCGGCAAGGGCGAGACCACCGTCGAGGACCACACCCGCCGGCTCACCGTGCCCGTCTCCGGCGGAGCGAAGCTCCTCGCGGAGGTCATCCGCGAGCTGGACGCCCGCGGCATCGAGATCGACGACATCGGTCTGCGCCGCCCCACCCTCGACGACGTCTTCCTGTCCCTGACGGGCCACCTCGCCGAGCAGAAGGACGCGGAGAACGGCGAGAGCACCGACACCAAGGGACTCAAGGGGTCCAAGGGATCCAAGCGCAAGAAGGAGGCCGCCAAGTGA